One Desulfovibrio aminophilus DSM 12254 DNA segment encodes these proteins:
- a CDS encoding DNA primase family protein: protein MSSDEIKKKVEARVKEEAEKEPAKAPEPLSDEFILQCFRANRVGDALLFNTLNRGSFIYVDIWGRYLKWAGHHWAEDLQQKTVLAEIETVCEEYLRLVAKLAKQAEELTDAEKKANEGLRKALLGRVALLRDTSGRENLLNCAHTNRNPLAITGEELDQQPYLLATNNCVVDLRTGDSRPGRPEDYILNASPIDWQGIDVPCPQWEQFLLSCHDGDRDMVAFLQRVFGYAVLGARDDHVWFVFYGTRGRNGKDTLLKTLMAVLGGDLANIIPTELLLDSRVPRNSSAPTPDVLSLRGKRIAFANESEDGQRFAMSKIKTLTGGGYLQARGLQDKLYTTWKQTHLLFLMTNEIPRAKADDDAFWSRLLAVPWKIRFVDEPTTPDERKRDPQMEYKLLAELPGILAWLVRGCLAYQREGLNPPESVLACTRERRDAFDDVGRFLRECCEVERVPEGEESELRIGASALLQAFNWWLHKNVDSSYSYSPRRFGDVMTRKGVPRKKSGSMVYLGVRLLESVEAEMAEDAEKEKESKPEGKKRRKLFD, encoded by the coding sequence ATGTCGTCTGACGAGATCAAAAAGAAAGTCGAGGCCCGGGTGAAGGAAGAGGCGGAAAAGGAGCCCGCGAAGGCTCCGGAGCCGCTGTCCGACGAGTTCATCCTCCAGTGTTTCCGCGCCAACCGCGTGGGCGACGCTCTGCTCTTCAACACGCTCAATCGGGGCAGCTTCATCTACGTCGACATCTGGGGGAGGTATCTGAAGTGGGCAGGACACCATTGGGCTGAAGACCTGCAACAGAAAACGGTCCTGGCCGAGATCGAGACGGTCTGCGAGGAGTATCTCCGCCTGGTGGCCAAGCTCGCCAAGCAGGCCGAGGAGCTGACCGACGCCGAGAAGAAGGCCAACGAAGGGTTGCGCAAGGCCCTTCTGGGACGGGTGGCGCTTCTGCGCGACACCTCCGGCCGCGAGAACCTCCTCAACTGCGCGCACACCAATCGCAACCCCCTCGCGATCACCGGTGAGGAACTGGACCAGCAGCCCTATCTGCTGGCCACGAACAACTGCGTGGTTGACCTGCGCACCGGTGATTCCCGGCCCGGCAGGCCCGAGGACTACATCCTCAACGCCAGCCCCATCGACTGGCAGGGAATCGACGTGCCCTGTCCGCAGTGGGAGCAATTCCTCCTCTCCTGCCACGACGGGGATCGGGACATGGTGGCCTTCCTGCAGCGGGTCTTCGGCTATGCGGTTCTGGGAGCGCGGGACGATCACGTCTGGTTTGTGTTCTATGGGACGCGCGGCCGCAATGGGAAGGACACCCTGCTCAAGACCCTCATGGCCGTGCTGGGCGGGGACCTGGCCAACATCATTCCCACGGAGTTGCTCCTGGATTCCAGGGTGCCGCGCAACAGCTCGGCTCCGACTCCGGACGTGCTCTCCCTGCGCGGCAAGCGCATCGCCTTCGCCAACGAGTCCGAGGACGGCCAACGCTTCGCCATGTCGAAGATCAAGACCCTGACCGGCGGCGGCTATCTGCAGGCCCGTGGGCTCCAGGACAAGCTCTACACGACCTGGAAGCAGACGCATCTTCTCTTTTTGATGACCAACGAGATTCCGCGCGCCAAGGCCGACGACGACGCCTTCTGGTCCCGGCTTCTGGCCGTGCCCTGGAAGATCCGCTTCGTGGACGAGCCCACGACCCCGGACGAGCGGAAACGCGACCCGCAGATGGAATACAAGCTCCTGGCCGAGCTGCCGGGCATCCTGGCCTGGCTCGTGCGCGGCTGTCTGGCCTACCAGCGCGAGGGCCTCAACCCGCCGGAATCCGTGCTGGCCTGCACCCGGGAGCGGCGCGACGCCTTCGACGACGTGGGCCGGTTCCTGCGCGAGTGCTGCGAGGTGGAGCGGGTTCCCGAGGGCGAGGAGTCGGAGCTGCGGATCGGGGCCAGCGCGCTGCTGCAGGCCTTCAACTGGTGGCTGCACAAGAACGTGGACTCCTCCTACTCCTACAGCCCCAGGCGCTTCGGGGACGTGATGACCAGGAAGGGCGTCCCCAGGAAGAAGTCCGGTTCCATGGTCTATCTGGGCGTCCGCCTTCTGGAGTCGGTGGAGGCCGAGATGGCCGAGGACGCGGAGAAGGAAAAGGAGTCCAAGCCCGAGGGCAAGAAGCGGAGGAAGCTCTTTGACTAG
- a CDS encoding nucleotidyltransferase domain-containing protein gives MVLEIKEEIRRRLAEIEAEEDVRILYACESGSRAWGFASRDSDWDVRFIYAHRNDWYLSIDVEKKRDVIELPISDDLDVNGWDVRKALWLYRKSNPPLLEWIDSPIVYQKRTNFIDRLRMLLADYYTPKTCHYHYISMAKKNYREYLRGENVRLKKYLYVLRPLLAVRWMEQERCPAPVEFSKLLKCIELYDAKKEIEKLVERKINGDELDHGKRIDIINQFIESELVRMDSLVPNGPLHADVGPLNRLFRETLVEVWS, from the coding sequence ATGGTGCTCGAAATAAAAGAAGAAATACGACGGCGCTTGGCCGAAATCGAAGCGGAAGAAGATGTTAGGATTCTTTATGCTTGCGAATCCGGGAGTCGCGCCTGGGGATTCGCCTCGCGCGACAGCGACTGGGATGTTCGTTTCATCTATGCGCACAGGAACGATTGGTATTTGAGTATTGATGTGGAGAAAAAGCGCGATGTGATTGAACTGCCTATTTCCGATGACCTGGATGTCAACGGATGGGATGTCCGCAAAGCGCTTTGGCTCTACAGAAAGTCAAACCCTCCGTTGCTCGAGTGGATCGATTCTCCGATCGTCTACCAGAAACGCACGAATTTCATCGATCGATTGCGAATGCTTCTGGCAGATTATTATACGCCTAAAACATGCCATTATCATTATATAAGCATGGCAAAAAAGAACTATCGCGAATACCTGCGCGGTGAAAATGTGAGGCTTAAGAAATATCTTTACGTATTGCGGCCATTACTCGCTGTGAGATGGATGGAGCAAGAAAGATGTCCAGCTCCTGTCGAGTTTTCAAAGCTGTTGAAGTGTATTGAACTGTATGATGCAAAGAAAGAAATTGAAAAGCTTGTCGAACGGAAAATCAATGGCGATGAGCTGGATCATGGAAAGAGGATTGATATTATAAATCAATTTATTGAAAGTGAATTAGTCCGAATGGATTCTCTTGTTCCAAATGGACCGTTACACGCGGATGTCGGTCCGCTTAATAGATTGTTCCGCGAGACGCTTGTGGAAGTCTGGAGTTGA
- a CDS encoding tetratricopeptide repeat protein, with protein sequence MKRWLACTLCLIVCATFAAEALAAPVSTVGRRNFERARRAEQRGAFDEARAAYASAADALGEYVAAIDGHDGVPFSSDLIMLGMSLYKAGRYEQAARVCDRVAEKDPDVFEAFVYGGLAWLRLGRTGKALDMWKRFPLTRRQMFLTDAMHAQSRALEQGAGDVATAIREVEDALLRQDAWNLSHAKGVNLPWPDMCSGAFWWRSSDSPCDASPDPAGAAAW encoded by the coding sequence ATGAAGCGTTGGCTTGCGTGCACCTTGTGCCTGATCGTCTGCGCGACCTTCGCGGCCGAGGCCCTGGCCGCGCCGGTGTCCACCGTGGGCCGGAGGAATTTCGAAAGGGCCCGCCGGGCCGAGCAGCGCGGCGCGTTCGACGAGGCCCGTGCGGCCTACGCCTCGGCCGCGGACGCGCTCGGGGAGTATGTCGCGGCCATCGACGGCCATGACGGCGTCCCCTTTTCCTCGGACCTGATCATGCTCGGCATGTCGCTTTACAAGGCGGGCCGATATGAGCAGGCCGCCCGGGTCTGCGACCGCGTCGCCGAAAAGGATCCCGACGTCTTCGAGGCCTTCGTCTACGGCGGCTTGGCTTGGCTGCGGCTGGGCCGGACCGGCAAGGCGCTGGACATGTGGAAGCGCTTTCCCCTGACCCGGCGGCAGATGTTCCTCACCGACGCCATGCATGCCCAGTCTCGGGCGCTGGAACAGGGCGCCGGCGACGTGGCGACCGCCATCCGCGAGGTGGAGGATGCGCTGCTTCGCCAGGACGCCTGGAACCTCTCCCACGCCAAGGGCGTGAATCTTCCCTGGCCGGACATGTGCAGCGGCGCGTTCTGGTGGCGCTCCTCTGATTCCCCCTGCGACGCTTCGCCGGACCCCGCGGGCGCGGCCGCGTGGTAG
- a CDS encoding M20 metallopeptidase family protein translates to MPERKALLRDAAALGLMLSAWRRDLHRRPELGLSCPRAAALVAGELRGLGLEVREGLAHSGVLGILRGGSGPTAALRVDMDALPLEEQTGLDFASEIPDRMHACGHDGHTALGLGAARLLAARRDALPGTLLFLFQPGEEYPGGARLMIADGALDDPNPDVILGCHLFPALERGRVGVCSGPATAGNEEFTLIVTGRGGHAARPHECANPIQAASRLVLDLQGIAAGRVDAREPLVLTVAEFQAGSGHNVIPEGAVLRGTLRFLSETAREAAMREVRRLIRGVEAAWGVHVALESRVDGPPMRLPEDLAGLVRGWCADLLSPERVELLTRPSMGAEDFAYFAEARPAAYLRLGCRDAARSAGLHTPFFDFDEALLPDACATLAWCLWRFLTDWPRISTFSPVR, encoded by the coding sequence ATGCCGGAACGGAAGGCCCTGCTTCGTGACGCGGCCGCTCTCGGGCTCATGCTTTCGGCCTGGCGGCGCGATCTGCACCGGCGGCCGGAATTGGGCTTGAGCTGCCCGCGCGCGGCGGCCCTGGTGGCGGGCGAACTGCGCGGCCTGGGCCTGGAGGTGCGCGAGGGGCTGGCCCACAGCGGAGTGCTCGGCATCCTGCGTGGCGGCTCCGGCCCCACGGCGGCTCTGCGCGTGGACATGGACGCCCTGCCGCTGGAGGAACAGACCGGCCTGGACTTCGCCTCGGAGATCCCTGACCGGATGCACGCCTGCGGCCATGACGGGCACACGGCCCTGGGCCTGGGCGCGGCCCGGCTTTTGGCCGCCCGGCGCGACGCGCTTCCGGGCACACTGTTGTTCCTCTTCCAACCCGGCGAGGAGTATCCGGGCGGAGCCCGGCTCATGATCGCCGACGGCGCGTTGGACGACCCGAACCCGGACGTGATCCTCGGCTGCCACCTCTTTCCGGCGCTGGAGCGTGGCCGGGTGGGAGTCTGCTCGGGCCCGGCCACGGCGGGCAACGAGGAGTTCACCCTGATCGTCACGGGCCGGGGCGGACACGCGGCCCGGCCGCATGAATGCGCCAATCCGATCCAGGCCGCGTCCCGTCTCGTACTTGATCTTCAGGGCATCGCGGCCGGACGGGTGGACGCGCGGGAGCCCTTGGTGCTCACTGTGGCCGAATTCCAGGCCGGTTCGGGCCACAACGTCATTCCCGAGGGCGCGGTGCTCCGGGGGACGCTCCGCTTTCTGAGCGAAACGGCCCGGGAGGCTGCCATGCGCGAGGTTCGCCGCCTCATCCGGGGCGTGGAGGCCGCCTGGGGCGTGCACGTGGCCCTGGAGAGCCGGGTGGACGGGCCGCCCATGCGCCTGCCCGAGGATCTGGCCGGACTGGTGCGCGGCTGGTGCGCCGATCTCCTGAGCCCGGAACGGGTGGAGCTGCTGACCCGGCCCTCCATGGGCGCGGAGGACTTCGCCTACTTCGCGGAGGCCCGCCCGGCGGCCTATCTGCGCCTGGGCTGCCGCGACGCGGCCCGATCCGCCGGACTGCACACGCCGTTCTTCGATTTCGACGAAGCCCTTTTGCCCGACGCCTGCGCCACGCTGGCTTGGTGCCTGTGGCGTTTCCTGACTGACTGGCCACGTATTTCCACTTTCTCCCCCGTCCGCTGA
- a CDS encoding c-type cytochrome produces MTRKLATLIVIAALTLAAVSMAFAEGNARKGKYLYRKNCRSCHGVNASDLSPSSKTQAEWKKVMGSWQSLPCVKQWPAVTDEDRTDIFTYLHDYAKDSPTPAKCS; encoded by the coding sequence ATGACCCGCAAGCTGGCGACCCTGATCGTGATCGCGGCCCTCACCCTGGCCGCGGTGAGCATGGCCTTCGCCGAAGGCAACGCCCGGAAGGGCAAGTATCTTTACCGCAAGAACTGTCGGAGCTGCCACGGCGTGAACGCCTCGGACCTGAGCCCCAGCTCCAAGACCCAGGCCGAGTGGAAGAAGGTCATGGGCTCCTGGCAGTCCCTGCCCTGCGTGAAGCAGTGGCCCGCCGTCACCGACGAGGACCGGACCGACATCTTCACCTACCTCCACGATTACGCCAAGGATTCCCCGACTCCGGCCAAGTGCAGCTAG
- a CDS encoding molybdopterin-containing oxidoreductase family protein, protein MTADRGKQLSRRDFLRAAAATAATAFGAPALLRPARAAGSGPKAAWESRFSACDMCFNRCGLIARVENGTVVKLDPNPKFTKSRGMLCARGNAGIAQLYDPDRLKYPLLRVGARGEGRFKRISWDEALDLAASKLKELGEKYTRCGTLFTAGADLQSQFVNRFAEAYGSFNVTSHESLCLLSGTRAFLDTFGEVPFPDVLNSRYIVMAGANRLEALVTPDSMDLVTAMRRGCKLVYLDPRFTKTAALATEWHAIRPGSDMAFMLALAHVIIREKLYDEAWISEKVYGLEQLAEHVRPHTPEWAEAETGIPAADIARIARELAAAAPEAMVYPGRRTSDYTDSTQIRRSFAIVNALLGNWDRPGGLLGARAVGLRPVPLEAPWYDDNPSERVDGGMAPMLFEHDGSFVLTREAVLSGKPYPIKGWFVFKTNPMATAPDRERTRAMIEKLDFMVVVDITMSDTAYMADLVLPAPSYLERLDPASGLQGSSACACVVWRDPVVPALYESRPVFDIVKGLAARLDLAEHFDFTIEEYRKRQLGGLPGAEQALVKDGVYYNPSKVYGLYDRQAHKTLSTKIEIFNQRYAQLGLDPLPVYTPPRNPPAGRFRLVVGRDATVTQSSTQNNALLHEFTPENTLWLHPDAARGLGVKNGDMVLVESAVGKGELRAEVTAGIRPDTVYMLSGFGVLSDGLSLIKGRGASINALLESGHDRITGNAAMHETFVTVSRRAA, encoded by the coding sequence ATGACGGCGGACAGGGGCAAGCAACTGAGCAGGCGCGACTTCCTGCGCGCGGCGGCGGCCACGGCGGCCACGGCCTTCGGCGCTCCGGCCCTGCTGCGGCCGGCCCGGGCGGCGGGCTCCGGGCCCAAGGCGGCCTGGGAGTCCAGGTTCTCGGCCTGCGACATGTGCTTCAACCGCTGTGGGCTCATCGCCCGGGTGGAGAACGGGACGGTGGTCAAGCTCGACCCCAACCCCAAGTTCACCAAGTCGCGGGGCATGCTCTGCGCCCGTGGCAACGCGGGCATCGCCCAACTCTACGACCCCGACCGGCTGAAGTACCCGCTGTTGCGGGTCGGGGCGCGCGGCGAGGGCCGGTTCAAGCGCATTTCTTGGGACGAGGCCCTGGATCTGGCCGCGTCCAAGCTCAAGGAGCTGGGTGAAAAGTACACCCGCTGCGGCACGCTCTTCACGGCCGGGGCGGACCTGCAATCCCAGTTCGTGAACCGCTTCGCCGAGGCGTACGGCTCCTTCAACGTCACCTCGCACGAGTCGCTCTGTCTGCTGAGCGGCACCCGCGCCTTCCTGGACACCTTCGGCGAGGTGCCGTTCCCGGATGTGCTCAATTCCCGCTACATCGTCATGGCCGGGGCCAATCGCCTGGAGGCGTTGGTCACGCCGGACAGCATGGACCTGGTCACGGCCATGCGGCGGGGCTGCAAGCTCGTGTACCTGGACCCGCGCTTCACCAAGACCGCGGCCCTGGCCACCGAGTGGCACGCCATCCGTCCGGGCTCGGACATGGCCTTCATGCTGGCCCTGGCCCACGTGATCATCCGGGAGAAGCTCTACGACGAGGCCTGGATTTCCGAGAAGGTGTACGGCCTGGAACAGTTGGCCGAGCATGTCCGGCCGCACACCCCGGAATGGGCCGAGGCCGAGACCGGCATCCCGGCGGCCGACATCGCCCGCATCGCCCGCGAACTGGCCGCCGCCGCGCCCGAGGCCATGGTCTACCCGGGGCGGCGCACCTCGGACTACACGGACTCCACCCAGATCCGCCGCAGCTTCGCCATCGTCAACGCCCTGCTGGGCAACTGGGACCGGCCGGGCGGCCTGCTGGGAGCCCGCGCGGTGGGATTGCGGCCCGTGCCCCTGGAAGCCCCCTGGTACGACGACAATCCGTCCGAGCGCGTGGACGGCGGCATGGCCCCGATGCTCTTCGAGCACGACGGCTCCTTCGTCCTGACCCGCGAGGCCGTGCTCTCGGGCAAGCCCTATCCCATCAAGGGCTGGTTCGTGTTCAAGACCAACCCCATGGCCACGGCCCCGGATCGCGAACGCACCCGGGCCATGATCGAGAAGCTGGATTTCATGGTCGTGGTGGACATCACCATGAGCGACACGGCCTATATGGCCGACCTCGTGCTGCCCGCGCCGAGCTACTTGGAGCGGCTCGACCCGGCCTCCGGACTGCAGGGCTCCAGCGCCTGCGCCTGCGTGGTCTGGCGCGATCCCGTGGTTCCGGCCCTCTACGAGTCCCGTCCGGTCTTCGACATCGTCAAGGGCCTGGCCGCGCGCCTGGACCTGGCCGAGCATTTCGACTTCACCATCGAGGAATACCGCAAGCGACAGCTCGGCGGACTGCCCGGCGCGGAACAGGCCCTGGTCAAGGACGGGGTCTACTACAACCCGAGCAAGGTCTACGGGCTCTATGACCGCCAGGCTCACAAGACGCTTTCGACCAAGATCGAGATATTCAACCAGCGCTACGCCCAGCTCGGCCTGGACCCGCTGCCGGTCTACACGCCGCCCAGGAATCCGCCCGCCGGGCGTTTCCGCCTGGTGGTCGGCCGCGACGCCACCGTGACCCAGAGCAGCACCCAGAACAACGCCCTGCTGCACGAGTTCACCCCCGAGAACACTCTCTGGCTGCACCCCGACGCGGCGCGGGGCCTCGGCGTCAAGAACGGCGACATGGTCCTGGTCGAGAGCGCGGTGGGCAAGGGAGAACTGCGGGCCGAGGTCACGGCCGGAATCCGGCCCGACACGGTCTACATGCTCTCCGGCTTCGGCGTGCTCTCGGACGGCCTGTCCCTGATCAAGGGCCGGGGCGCGAGCATCAACGCCCTGCTGGAGAGCGGCCACGACCGGATCACCGGCAACGCGGCCATGCATGAAACCTTCGTCACGGTCAGCAGGAGGGCCGCCTGA
- a CDS encoding 4Fe-4S dicluster domain-containing protein, with protein sequence MPSRFAMVVDSSRCIDCKGCMASCKVANRVPDGHWRNWIKRTVPDFSQGPRTRMHFQPGGCMHCDNPTCVAACPTGATFKDKATGEVIIDRSLCIGCGNCIPACPYGARYRHPELKVADKCDFCRERREHGLEPACVDTCPTKARVFGDLDDPDSEVSRLLRENQGKVVRLTSAGTDTKPNMYYLGGTAPRDWPVEPREPSSMTALASLAGPLVKGAVALTGLGVLAMLGRQILISRGAESSETKHKE encoded by the coding sequence ATGCCCAGCCGTTTCGCCATGGTCGTGGACTCCTCGCGCTGCATCGACTGCAAGGGCTGCATGGCCTCCTGCAAGGTGGCCAACCGCGTGCCCGACGGGCACTGGCGCAACTGGATCAAGCGCACGGTCCCGGACTTCTCCCAAGGGCCGCGCACCCGTATGCACTTTCAGCCCGGCGGCTGCATGCACTGCGACAATCCCACCTGCGTGGCCGCCTGTCCCACCGGGGCCACCTTCAAGGACAAGGCCACCGGCGAGGTGATCATCGACCGGAGCCTGTGCATTGGCTGCGGCAACTGCATCCCGGCCTGTCCCTATGGCGCGCGCTATCGCCATCCCGAACTCAAGGTGGCCGACAAGTGCGACTTCTGCCGTGAGCGCCGGGAGCACGGCCTGGAGCCCGCCTGCGTGGACACCTGCCCGACCAAGGCCCGGGTCTTCGGCGACCTCGACGATCCGGATTCCGAGGTCTCGCGTCTGCTGCGGGAGAACCAGGGGAAGGTCGTGCGCCTGACCAGCGCGGGCACGGACACCAAGCCGAACATGTACTACCTGGGCGGCACGGCTCCCCGTGACTGGCCCGTGGAGCCCCGCGAACCGTCGTCCATGACCGCCCTGGCCTCCCTGGCCGGGCCGCTGGTCAAGGGCGCCGTGGCCCTCACCGGCCTGGGCGTATTGGCCATGCTCGGACGGCAGATCCTGATTTCGCGCGGCGCGGAATCCTCCGAAACGAAGCACAAGGAGTAG
- a CDS encoding formate dehydrogenase subunit gamma: protein METYKRHDRSDIAIHWFNAACWLLLFVTGVGLLDNPRLNPLGAWYPALLRGLFGGGGNLLAVHVALGFIWIAGFAAYLLVNRAGARAFLAETFRVSPERDLPWMFKKMVLMTLGEKGLAPFKVSPELPPQGFYNMGQKAFGQASVLGGVVLAVTGVVMFLSDKLFSAQLTWLVSWSVTVHYLAAGLVFAGLLVHVYMAAISPEERPGFRSMFTGVVPVTYAKHHHRLWYETVSTETAGANVDTREERQH from the coding sequence ATGGAAACCTACAAGCGCCACGACCGCTCGGACATCGCCATCCACTGGTTCAATGCCGCCTGCTGGCTGCTGCTGTTCGTCACCGGCGTCGGCCTCCTGGACAACCCGCGCCTCAATCCCCTGGGAGCCTGGTACCCTGCCCTGTTGCGGGGGCTCTTCGGCGGCGGGGGCAATCTGCTGGCCGTCCACGTGGCCCTGGGATTCATTTGGATCGCCGGGTTCGCGGCCTATCTGCTGGTCAACCGCGCCGGGGCGCGAGCGTTCCTGGCCGAGACCTTTCGGGTGTCGCCGGAGCGTGACCTGCCCTGGATGTTCAAGAAGATGGTCCTCATGACCCTGGGCGAGAAGGGGCTCGCGCCGTTCAAGGTTTCGCCCGAACTGCCGCCCCAGGGCTTCTACAACATGGGCCAGAAGGCCTTCGGCCAGGCTTCGGTGCTGGGCGGCGTGGTCCTGGCCGTCACCGGGGTGGTCATGTTCCTCTCGGACAAGCTCTTTTCGGCCCAGCTCACCTGGCTGGTGTCCTGGTCCGTGACCGTCCACTATCTGGCCGCCGGGCTGGTTTTCGCCGGGCTGCTGGTCCACGTCTACATGGCCGCGATCTCGCCGGAGGAGCGGCCGGGCTTCCGCTCCATGTTCACGGGCGTGGTGCCCGTCACATACGCCAAGCACCACCACCGGCTCTGGTACGAGACGGTCTCGACCGAAACCGCTGGTGCGAACGTCGACACGCGCGAAGAACGTCAACACTGA
- a CDS encoding rhodanese-like domain-containing protein: protein MNRFKRFSCLATILALILVAGCAAKRPPQADWVYPKQVTIEEIKPLITVPNPEGVVIIDSRPYETKHVQGYIPTTRSIPASKFDAMTDQLPKDKKARLIFYCEGWECKLSHQSAFKAEKLGYQNVQVFGGGYPEWVAKGEIPAIGVERLKEMMTKGEPFLLVDSRPAVKYAEGSIPGAVSIPDSAFDKFSGMLPRDKSVPLIFFCGGFDCPLSHKSAAKAKALGYKKIMIAEAGYPAWVKLYGAGAAAPAKAKADDGAMDAAAFQKIIKENPKSIMLIDVRDEAEFKAGHLPTAVNIPVDQLEKKAATLPKDKPIVFICATGARSGEAYYMMKDVRPDLKDVHYLEATTKFRKDGTCDITPNKK, encoded by the coding sequence ATGAACAGGTTCAAGCGTTTCAGCTGCCTGGCCACGATCCTGGCCCTGATCCTGGTCGCGGGCTGCGCCGCCAAGCGGCCGCCCCAGGCCGACTGGGTCTACCCCAAGCAGGTGACCATCGAGGAGATCAAGCCCCTGATCACCGTGCCCAATCCCGAAGGCGTGGTCATCATCGACTCCCGGCCCTACGAGACCAAGCACGTGCAGGGCTACATCCCGACCACCAGGAGCATTCCGGCCAGCAAGTTCGACGCCATGACGGACCAGCTGCCCAAGGACAAGAAGGCCCGCTTGATCTTCTATTGCGAGGGCTGGGAGTGCAAGCTGTCGCACCAGTCAGCGTTCAAGGCCGAGAAGCTCGGCTATCAGAACGTGCAGGTCTTCGGAGGCGGTTATCCCGAGTGGGTGGCCAAGGGTGAGATTCCGGCCATCGGCGTGGAGCGCCTCAAGGAGATGATGACCAAGGGCGAACCCTTCCTGCTCGTCGACTCGCGTCCGGCCGTGAAGTACGCCGAGGGCTCCATCCCCGGCGCGGTGAGCATCCCGGACTCGGCCTTCGACAAGTTCTCCGGCATGTTGCCCCGGGACAAGAGCGTGCCCCTGATTTTCTTCTGCGGCGGCTTCGACTGCCCGCTGTCGCACAAGTCCGCGGCCAAGGCCAAGGCCCTGGGCTACAAGAAGATCATGATCGCCGAGGCGGGCTATCCGGCCTGGGTCAAGCTCTATGGCGCGGGAGCCGCCGCTCCGGCCAAGGCCAAGGCCGACGACGGAGCCATGGACGCGGCCGCCTTCCAGAAGATCATCAAGGAGAACCCCAAGAGCATCATGCTCATCGACGTGCGCGACGAGGCCGAATTCAAGGCCGGGCACCTGCCCACGGCCGTGAACATCCCGGTGGACCAATTGGAGAAGAAGGCCGCCACGCTGCCCAAGGACAAGCCCATCGTCTTCATCTGCGCCACGGGCGCCCGCAGCGGCGAGGCCTACTACATGATGAAGGACGTTCGTCCGGACCTCAAGGACGTGCATTATCTGGAGGCCACGACCAAGTTCCGCAAGGACGGCACCTGCGACATCACGCCCAACAAGAAGTAA
- a CDS encoding rhodanese-like domain-containing protein yields the protein MTFRVLLLVMFLLAGAGNAWCAEAVPAWLEEARAQAAREGYTLIDRAGVQALLGGTSRRVILDVRPGYEFEEGHIPGAVNLEFDLGDERGLAPAKRGDLVGRLGPDRSVTVVVYCRSLQCVRSAIAARWAARLGYADVRRYVGGWRDYSTP from the coding sequence ATGACCTTCCGCGTCCTTCTCCTCGTCATGTTCCTCCTCGCCGGGGCCGGAAACGCCTGGTGCGCCGAAGCGGTCCCGGCCTGGCTGGAGGAGGCCCGGGCCCAGGCCGCGCGCGAGGGGTACACCCTCATCGACCGCGCGGGAGTTCAGGCCTTGCTGGGCGGAACGTCGCGGCGGGTGATTCTGGATGTGCGGCCCGGCTACGAGTTCGAGGAGGGACACATTCCCGGCGCGGTGAACCTGGAATTCGACCTCGGCGACGAGCGCGGTCTGGCCCCGGCCAAGCGGGGCGACCTGGTGGGACGGCTCGGCCCGGATCGGAGCGTGACCGTGGTGGTCTATTGCCGCAGCCTTCAGTGCGTGCGCAGCGCCATCGCCGCGCGTTGGGCCGCGCGTCTGGGCTATGCCGACGTGCGGCGCTACGTGGGCGGCTGGCGGGACTACTCGACGCCCTAG
- a CDS encoding TorD/DmsD family molecular chaperone, with amino-acid sequence MTDPVFLDALLGGLQSLFWGPAPDRWPDLDRGFRELARAASDDPRLGSPLQALVEAFPVPLTPAEADRLAAVHVALFISAKDGVPAPLHHSCHDGGPRRVLGPPAQEMRRLLQAEGLEPASGEPPDHLCVELDYLRRLLAQGREAEAGRFAAEVMRPWLGRFREALAAADPPPVFARAADLLLVALDALAD; translated from the coding sequence ATGACGGACCCGGTCTTCCTGGACGCTCTGCTGGGAGGCCTGCAATCCCTGTTCTGGGGCCCGGCCCCGGATCGCTGGCCGGATCTGGACCGGGGCTTCCGGGAACTGGCCCGGGCGGCGTCCGACGATCCGCGTCTGGGCTCCCCGCTCCAGGCCCTGGTCGAGGCGTTTCCCGTGCCCCTGACCCCGGCCGAGGCCGACAGGCTTGCCGCCGTCCACGTGGCCCTTTTCATCAGCGCCAAGGACGGCGTCCCCGCCCCGCTCCATCATTCCTGCCACGACGGCGGCCCGCGCCGCGTGCTGGGCCCCCCGGCCCAGGAGATGCGCCGCCTCCTACAGGCCGAGGGCCTGGAGCCCGCCTCCGGCGAACCCCCGGACCACCTCTGCGTGGAACTCGACTATCTCCGGCGACTCCTGGCCCAAGGCCGAGAAGCCGAAGCAGGGCGCTTCGCCGCCGAGGTCATGCGCCCCTGGCTGGGACGCTTCCGGGAGGCTCTGGCCGCCGCCGATCCGCCGCCGGTCTTCGCCAGGGCCGCAGACCTGCTTCTGGTCGCGCTCGACGCCCTGGCCGACTAG